Part of the Pseudomonas sp. P8_241 genome is shown below.
ATCGCGAAACGGCTGGATCGTCTGGCTGACCTTCGCTGTCGGCATGCTGCTCAGCATTTCGCCACTGCCGCAATTCATGGAAATCCTCCGTCCCCTGTGGCTGGCTATGCTGCTGGCCTTTTGGGCGCTGGCCCTGCCGCAGAAAGTCGGTATGGTCACCGCCTTTTGTCTCGGCCTGGCCGAAGATGTGCTCTACGGTACGCTGCTGGGGCAGAACGCATTGATCCTGACGCTCATCACCTACCTGGTACTGGCGCTGCAACAACGCCTGCGGATGTTCCCGATGTGGCAACAGAGCCTGGTGATCCTGGTGATCTTCGGCCTCGCCCAGCTGGTTCAACTATGGCTCAGCGCCCTGACCGGCAATCGCCAGCCAACCCTGGCGCTGGTGCTGCCTGCCTTGGTCAGCGCATTGCTCTGGCCTTGGATTAGCTTCGGTTTGCGCGGATTGCGTCGACGCTACAAAATCAATTAATCCGCTCAGGCATTAGACAGGGAGAGGTCTTGATGAAACGGTTGTACCTCGCCTCAGGCTCGCCGCGTCGACGTGAGCTGCTCACGCAGATCGGCGTGCCGTTCACCGCCATCAGCGCGGATATCGATGAAACCCCTTTGTCCCACGAATCCCCATCGGCCTATGTCGAGCGCCTG
Proteins encoded:
- the mreD gene encoding rod shape-determining protein MreD, translated to MVGTTASRNGWIVWLTFAVGMLLSISPLPQFMEILRPLWLAMLLAFWALALPQKVGMVTAFCLGLAEDVLYGTLLGQNALILTLITYLVLALQQRLRMFPMWQQSLVILVIFGLAQLVQLWLSALTGNRQPTLALVLPALVSALLWPWISFGLRGLRRRYKIN